The genomic DNA ACTGATATTGAGATACTCACCTGCTATTTTTTTGCCATACTGGAAGAGCAGAGGTTCCAGATAAAGCAGATGAATTCCTATATCCAGAAATACTGGCTGGACTGGTTTCCCGACTTGCCAAGCTACCAAGCCTTCAATGCCAGGCTGAATCGACTTGCAGATGCACTGCCTCTGCTACTGGGGCTGCTTTCCGAGAGGCTACATCCAAGGAAAGAGCTCAGCTGCAGAGACTTTTTGCTCGATTCGATGCCTATTATGCTCTGCAAGGGCAAGAAGCGGGGCAAAGTAGCCACAGAATTGGCAGACAAAACCTACTCTTCTTCCAAAAGCCTCTATTATTATGGACTAAAGTTGCATTGGATGGGTATGAGTCAGGCTGGTACATTGCCGCTGCCTATATGGATGGAGCTGACGCCAGCATCAACGCATGACTTACCGAGCATGA from Chondrinema litorale includes the following:
- a CDS encoding transposase, whose product is MNSYIQKYWLDWFPDLPSYQAFNARLNRLADALPLLLGLLSERLHPRKELSCRDFLLDSMPIMLCKGKKRGKVATELADKTYSSSKSLYYYGLKLHWMGMSQAGTLPLPIWMELTPASTHDLPSMRQIVGNLWGCRVFGDKAYAAEDVGNQLEKQYAALFCPEKRKKGESEWERQFNEAFRVLYGKAVSSVRQPIESFFRWMIEKVNIQNASKVRSTKGLNVHVLAKLLLLL